One Gossypium hirsutum isolate 1008001.06 chromosome A08, Gossypium_hirsutum_v2.1, whole genome shotgun sequence genomic window, AAGATAAAATTGCATCATTTTCTAAATCTTGTCTAACATCTGTTTTATCTTTTCCCTACAAGTGTCGAGTAATACCCCATTTCTCGATATCACTCATATTTTGATTTGTGTTGCAGAGGACTTCTTTAGAGACCTTCAAGAAGAATTTCAGAATTGGGAAGCAAGTGCATCTTCGCaagaaaagccgaaaagcttGTGGGAGGAATTAGCGGTATGATGCCATTGTTTTTAGCAGTTCCAGCATATATGAAGAGCTTAATCACACTGATTCGACCTTTAGTTCATAATAAAGAATAGCTTTGATTAACTAGTTTGATTTCGCCCTTGGCAGGCTATCGGAGAGGAATTTGTTGAATTTCTGGAGAAAGAGCTCAACATATCTGATGATGAATTCGAAGAAAACAACAGAAACGACTTCAGTAATTCCGAGAAAACAGGAAGCAGTTTTCGAAATGAAGCTAACAAGGGTAGCAGCATCGAGGAGAACATTGATGAAATAGAAGCTACTCTTGCTAAATTGAAAAAGGAGCTAGGGTTATAACAAAGGAAATGCAGCTTTTATATGGCCTTGACAAAAAGTCGAGCTGTTTTGTGAGCTTACCATGCTGGAAAGTGAATTGCAATAACATTTCCGAAGTTCACATGCAAAAGAAACATCTATGTACGATTTAGAAGCTCCAAGAAAGGGGAAGGTACTTCCATACCTACTTTTTCAGAATTGTATAAAAAGGCTTTTTCTCTGACTTTTACTTGTTAATTCCtttttttcaaccatttccaTTTCTTGATAAACTGGTAGCATATAGCAGCATAGTGATTGACCATTGTATGCCATGGTTTGTTCCTAGCCACAATTTAGTAGTGTGATTATTTGTAATCCAAAAACAAAATACGTATTCTTATTGATTGATAATCTAAAAGCAAATTAAACCATTGATACTGCATTTCCCTTTCATATTGTATCTCTATATGCTTTCGAGATCCATAATTCTAACTGCTTGGTGATCGACAAGCTGTTTTTACAAAATCTTTTGATATGTTTTACTCGAAAGAATGCTGGGATACTTGTCTTTATTTTAGCTCTAACACCTGCTTAGTGAACCCATAATGGCGGGACTTTATCAACTCTCGGTTCAACAGTGAAAATCGGGCTCAGTTCCAGGCTGTTGAGGCAACTTTGCTCAGAAAGTTCGATTTCATGGTTATAAGGAGTTGAACACCATCTAAAACTTGAAGGAACGATATTAAAACTAggactttaatttgttatattgcTTTTAAGTTGTTTCCGTGGTTCTACAATGGCTGCTGATACTTTCCTGGCTGTGATTTATGTGGTCATTGCTGAAGATCCTGACCGCTTCATTTATAATAATGGCTTCCATGATCCTTATTTGCACCTTTATGGACTAACCAGTATCCACTCCAATGGTCTATTGCAGCTCACCAACACTTGAAAACTAGCAGTTCCTCATGCATTTTATCCATCTCAATACACCCCAAATTCATCTCGATCTTGTTCGTAGTGGCCATGGCAAAGCCTTTGTCATCTCTCCATCTGTAGATTTCAGCCATGCTAATGCAAAGCCAATATGTAGGACTCTTTAATACCACAAACAATGGAAATTCTGCAGATGAAAGGAATAATACAAGCTTGTAGCTCATCAATGTACATCCAAGACAGGCTTGGGTAGATTACACTGATGGAAAAAAACTACTCACTGTAAACTTGGAACCAACCACAAGCATTCCATGAATTCAATTACTTTAATAACTCTTTAGCTTGGGAGAAGCTTCAAATTTGAACATctgtgtaaaaaaaaaaaagaacttaagGCTGAAGATTTTAAGATTGGCAAAATGATATTCAAATTTCAATCAAATATGCAATTGATAGCACGGGTTACAAATCACAACATCGAACAACAAGACCCAATCTGTTATTTCGACTAAACATTACCAAAGCTCCTCTAATTacaaacctaaaccctaaatcatctAACCGCCAAATCCATACAAAGTCCTGCCCTGCCTCTTCAGTGCATAAACCACATCCATGGCGGTCACCGTCTTTCTCCTAGCGTGTTCGGTGTAGGTGACAGCATCGCGAATGACGTTCTCCAAGAAGATCTTGAGGACTCCACGGGTTTCCTCGTAGATTAAGCCACTGATACGTTTCACTCCTCCCCTACGAGCCAAACGTCGAATCGCCGGCTTCGTGATGCCCTGGATGTTGTCACGGAGGACCTTA contains:
- the LOC121204827 gene encoding histone H4; translation: MSGRGKGGKGLGKGGAKRHRKVLRDNIQGITKPAIRRLARRGGVKRISGLIYEETRGVLKIFLENVIRDAVTYTEHARRKTVTAMDVVYALKRQGRTLYGFGG